A window from Fibrobacter sp. encodes these proteins:
- a CDS encoding DUF4314 domain-containing protein produces the protein MVKVGDIIKIIEMLGEPRYTGKTGVVEHIDSLGQLHGSWGGLAVQPENDRFEVIGHK, from the coding sequence ATGGTAAAAGTTGGAGACATTATCAAGATCATTGAAATGCTTGGCGAACCGCGTTATACGGGAAAGACTGGCGTCGTGGAACACATCGACAGCCTGGGCCAGCTGCATGGAAGCTGGGGTGGGCTGGCTGTTCAGCCCGAGAACGATCGCTTCGAGGTTATAGGCCACAAATGA